In Oncorhynchus mykiss isolate Arlee chromosome 1, USDA_OmykA_1.1, whole genome shotgun sequence, the following proteins share a genomic window:
- the LOC110522413 gene encoding protein shisa-like-1a produces MLCEAYSDHWGGHHTGFHCPRLSDPPDLSFCCWLGEGLGLKQCCPRSQYHNSMNSSQTGTRVNSKEPVYSYRSLFQTVVLLYGSLVLVLMLVDFLWFCRARGLSVTAALTRHVKCPRWISSLLFPYSNKTQQQLYCYHGNGRDSQVLGEHKIPQDSSCL; encoded by the exons ATGCTGTGTGAGGCCTACTCTGACCACTGGGGTGGTCACCACACAGGGTTCCACTGTCCCCGCCTCTCTGACCCCCCTGACCTGTCCTTCTGTTGCTGGCTGGGAGAGGGTCTTGGGCTCAAACAGTGCTGCCCACGTTCCCAGTACCACAATAGCATGAACAGCAgtcagacagggaccagagtgaACTCCAAAGAACCTGTGTACAG CTACAGGTCCCTGTTCCAGACTGTGGTTCTGCTCTATGGGTCCTTGGTACTGGTCCTGATGCTTGTGGACTTCCTATGGTTCTGTCGTGCACGGGGTCTTTCAGTAACGGCAGCTCTTACGAGGCATGTCAAGTGTCCCCGTTGGATCTCTAGCCTCCTCTTCCCGTACAGCAACAAGACACAGCAGCAGCTCTACTGCTACCATGGCAATGGGAGGGACTCACAAGTCCTAGGTGAGCACAAGATCCCTCAAGACTCCTCTTGTCTCTAA